One genomic segment of Hevea brasiliensis isolate MT/VB/25A 57/8 chromosome 3, ASM3005281v1, whole genome shotgun sequence includes these proteins:
- the LOC110631742 gene encoding inositol transporter 4-like, translated as MVEAGVASADQVEFTECWKVTWKTPYIMRLALSAGLGGLLFGYDTGVISGALLYIKDDFDGVEKSTILQEVIVSMCVGGAIIGAAIGGYLSDRFGRKKTILASDIVFIIGAIIMAVAPAPWVIVVGRVLVGLGVGMTSMNSPLYISETSPAKIRGALVSINGFLLTFGQFLSYLINLAFTKAPGTWRWMLGVCALPALLQFMLMLWLPESPRWLYRENKVEEAMAILEKIYPAEEVETELNALKESVEVEKEMEASTGKDTISKLKGALNDPVVRRGLYAGITVQVAQQFAGINTVMYYAPTIVQFAGFASKSVALALSLVTTGLNAFGSILSMLCVDRFGRRRMMIISMIGIISFLVALAIVFQQASTHAPTLSPVDSQSFGRNSTCQSYLSKVENTKWTCMDCLKAKCAFCANRANELHPGACLANSKDIRSECSAQHRVWFKEGCPNKIGFLAVILLGLYIISYSPGMGTSPWIVNSEIYPLRFRGTGGGIAAVSNWIANLIISLTFLSMTEAFTVAGAFLFFAGVSFLGLIAIYFLVPETKGLPIEEVEKKLQVGFRPSIFMRKKSKAEEFA; from the exons ATGGTTGAAGCAGGTGTTGCAAGTGCAGATCAAGTTGAATTTACAGAATGCTGGAAGGTAACATGGAAGACTCCTTATATTATGAGGCTTGCACTTTCAGCTGGCCTTGGAGGTCTCCTGTTTGGATATGACACAG GAGTTATTTCTGGTGCCTTGCTTTACATTAAAGATGACTTTGACGGGGTTGAAAAGAGCACAATCCTTCAG GAAGTCATTGTGAGTATGTGTGTGGGAGGAGCTATTATTGGAGCTGCTATTGGCGGATATTTAAGCGACAGGTTTGGCCGGAAAAAAACAATTTTGGCTTCTGATATTGTGTTCATCATAGGTGCAATTATCATGGCTGTGGCTCCAGCTCCTTGGGTTATTGTTGTTGGGAGAGTTCTTGTTGGTTTGGGAGTTGGAATGACATCCATGAATTCACCTCTTTACATATCAGAAACTTCGCCGGCGAAAATTCGAGGTGCTCTTGTCAGCATAAACGGTTTCCTACTCACATTTGGGCAATTTTTGTCCTACCTCATCAATCTGGCCTTTACCAAG GCACCAGGAACTTGGCGTTGGATGCTTGGAGTATGTGCGCTTCCAGCTCTTCTTCAGTTTATGTTGATGCTTTGGCTTCCCGAGTCGCCTAGATGGCTCTACAGAGAG AACAAGGTTGAAGAGGCCATGGCTATCCTAGAAAAAATATATCCCGCTGAAGAAGTTGAAACGGAGCTAAATGCTTTAAAGGAATCTGTTGAAGTTGAAAAGGAAATGGAGGCATCTACTGGCAAAGACACGATATCCAAATTAAAGGGTGCTCTTAACGACCCTGTAGTTCGCAGGGGACTCTATGCAGGCATTACAGTTCAAGTTGCTCAGCAATTTGCAGGCATCAATACTGTTATGTACTATGCACCAACTATAGTTCAGTTCGCCGGCTTCGCTTCAAAATCAGTAGCCTTAGCCCTTTCTCTGGTTACTACAGGCCTTAATGCTTTTGGTTCCATCCTTAGCATGCTTTGTGTGGATAGATTTGGGAGGAGAAGGATGATGATTATTTCCATGATTGGCATTATTTCCTTCCTTGTTGCATTAGCTATTGTCTTTCAACAAGCTTCAACCCATGCTCCCACTCTTAGTCCAGTAGACTCCCAAAGCTTCGGTCGGAACTCTACTTGTCAAAGTTACTTGTCAAAGGTAGAAAATACAAAATGGACCTGCATGGATTGCTTGAAAGCAAAATGCGCCTTCTGTGCTAATAGAGCAAACGAA TTGCATCCTGGAGCTTGCTTGGCTAACAGTAAGGATATAAGAAGTGAATGCAGTGCACAACATCGTGTGTGGTTTAAGGAGGGTTGTCCAAACAAAATTGGATTTCTTGCAGTTATACTTCTTGGCTTATATATCATTTCCTATTCACCTGGAATGGGAACTTCACCATGGATCGTGAACTCCGAGATATATCCATTGAGATTCAGAGGCACTGGGGGTGGCATAGCTGCAGTTTCTAATTGGATTGCAAATCTTATTATCAGTTTGACATTTTTATCAATGACTGAAGCTTTCACAGTCGCTGGGGCTTTTCTGTTTTTCGCTGGAGTTTCCTTCCTTGGACTCATAGCTATTTACTTCCTAGTACCTGAAACCAAAGGCCTGCCAATTGAGGAGGTTGAGAAGAAGCTACAGGTTGGCTTCAGGCCATCAATATTCATGAGAAAAAAATCAAAGGCTGAAGAATTCGCCTAG